A section of the Lepus europaeus isolate LE1 chromosome 19, mLepTim1.pri, whole genome shotgun sequence genome encodes:
- the FPR2 gene encoding N-formyl peptide receptor 2 → MESNISIPLNGSEEVLYESAGYTALRILPLIVLGVAFVLGILGNGLVIWVAGFRMAHTVTTICYLNLALADFSFIATLPFLIVSMAMGEKWPFGWFLCKLVHIVVDINLFGSVFLIAFIALDRCICVLHPIWAQNHRTVNLARKMIAGPWILALILTLPVFMFLTTVEDGKGDTYCTFNFKSWGDTFEKRVMVATTMLTARGIIRFVIGFSMPMSIVAICYGLIAARMHKKGMIKSSRPLRVLTAVVASFFICWFPFQLVALLSTVWLKEMLFDGKYQILNVLVNPTSSLAFFNSCLNPMLYVFMGQDFRERLIHSLPASLERALSEDPAQTSDAGTNATSAPAEAESQVL, encoded by the coding sequence ATGGAAAGCAACATCTCCATCCCTCTGAATGGATCTGAAGAAGTGCTCTATGAGTCTGCCGGCTACACTGCTCTGCGAATCCTCCCGCTGATTGTACTTGGGGTCGCCTTTGTCCTGGGCATCCTGGGCAATGGGCTTGTGATCTGGGTAGCGGGGTTCCGGATGGCGCACACAGTCACCACCATCTGCTACCTGAACCTGGCCTTGGCTGACTTCTCTTTCATTGCTACCCTACCATTCCTCATCGTCTCAATGGCCATGGGAGAAAAATGGCCTTTTGGCTGGTTCCTGTGCAAGCTGGTTCACATTGTGGTGGACATAAACTTGTTTGGAAGCGTCTTCCTGATAGCGTTCATCGCCCTGGACCGCTGCATCTGTGTGTTGCACCCAATCTGGGCTCAGAATCACCGCACTGTCAACCTAGCCAGGAAGATGATCGCTGGACCCTGGATTCTTGCCCTAATCCTGACCTTACCAGTCTTCATGTTCTTGACCACAGTCGAGGATGGGAAAGGGGACACGTACTGTACTTTCAATTTTAAGTCCTGGGGTGACACCTTTGAAAAGAGAGTGATGGTGGCCACCACCATGCTGACGGCCAGAGGTATCATCCGCTTCGTTATCGGTTTCAGTATGCCAATGTCCATCGTCGCTATCTGCTACGGGCTCATTGCTGCAAGGATGCACAAAAAAGGCATGATTAAATCCAGCCGTCCCTTACGGGTCCTCACTGCCGTGGTGGCTTccttcttcatctgctggttcccttttcAACTGGTCGCCCTTCTGAGCACAGTCTGGCTCAAAGAGATGCTGTTTGATGGAAAGTATCAGATCCTCAACGTCCTGGTTAACCCAACCAGCTCCCTGGCCTTCTTCAACAGCTGCCTCAACCCCATGCTCTACGTCTTCATGGGCCAGGACTTCCGAGAGCGGCTCATCCACTCCTTGCCCGCCAGTCTGGAGAGGGCCCTGAGTGAGGACCCGGCCCAGACCAGTGACGCAGGAACCAACGCCACCTCAGCTCCAGCAGAGGCCGAGTCACAGGTGCTGTGA